The proteins below are encoded in one region of Sebastes fasciatus isolate fSebFas1 chromosome 16, fSebFas1.pri, whole genome shotgun sequence:
- the hspb9l gene encoding heat shock protein beta 9-like, translating to MLCPSVFPPPSQSATMPFLDVHWPVRSLWPETRPLFYHMEQEMLRHLTEMRQNMEFMERLHQRIFQEIDQTASSTGVFRPIGFRELGSDGGFGDVFAVSLDTAEFSPEELSVKQVGRKLRVSGRTERKQDDQRGSSSYRSQEFRQEFNLPDGVQPDTVTCSLVGGRLQIQAPRERAVHDGKERVVPISVTSAPAVTSSSSSESGAADKN from the coding sequence ATGTTGTGTCCCAGCGTCTTCCCACCGCCGTCGCAAAGCGCCACGATGCCGTTCCTGGACGTGCACTGGCCTGTCCGCAGCCTGTGGCCCGAGACGCGGCCGCTGTTCTACCACATGGAGCAGGAGATGCTGCGCCACCTGACGGAGATGAGGCAGAACATGGAGTTCATGGAGCGGCTGCACCAGAGGATCTTCCAGGAGATCGACCAGACCGCGTCCTCCACGGGCGTCTTCAGGCCCATCGGCTTCCGGGAGCTGGGGAGCGACGGTGGCTTCGGCGACGTCTTCGCCGTCAGCCTGGACACGGCGGAGTTCTCCCCGGAGGAGCTGTCGGTGAAGCAGGTGGGCAGGAAGCTGAGGGTGAGCGGCCGGACGGAGAGGAAGCAGGACGACCAGCGAGGCTCCTCCTCCTACCGGAGTCAGGAGTTCAGGCAGGAGTTCAACCTGCCGGACGGCGTCCAGCCCGACACCGTCACCTGCTCGCTGGTGGGGGGGCGGCTGCAGATCCAGGCCCCCCGGGAGAGAGCGGTGCATGATGGGAAGGAGAGGGTGGTCCCCATCAGCGTGACCTCGGCCCCAGCCGTcacctcgtcctcctcgtccgAGAGCGGCGCCGCCGacaagaactga